Proteins encoded within one genomic window of Pseudalkalibacillus sp. SCS-8:
- a CDS encoding acyl-CoA dehydrogenase family protein: MSSSVEKAAKGGSFLVEEVEAQSVFTPEDFTDEQYMMGKTTEDFVVKEVVPQLEKIENHQFDISRELLTKAGELGLLGADVPEEYGGLALDKISSSIITEKFARARSFSLSYGAHVGIGSLPIVLFGNEEQKQKYLPDLSSGRRIAAYALTEPGSGSDALGAKTVAKLNDAGTHYILNGEKQWITNSAFADVFVVYAKIDGDKFSAFIVERDYEGVSTGPEEKKMGIKGSSTRTLILEDAYVPKENLLGEAGRGHVIAFNILNIGRYKLAVGCVGAAKRALDVSIKYANERQQFKQPISRFTLIQEKLATMAAKSYAAESSVYRTVGMYEDRLGVLSPEEQKDGSLLAKGIAEYAIECSLNKVFASEVLDHVVDEAVQIHGGYGFMSEYEVENMYRDSRINRIFEGTNEINRLLVPGTLLRKAMKGELPLLQKATELQNELMMLMPEELSDEPLAQEKQFVKNAKKIFLMIAGLGVQKYGEKLEHEQEVLSNVADIVSEAYAIESVVLRTEKAIQKHGAEKAKQKILLTEVFCQEAFERIEAHAKESIVAIEDGDQLRMMLSALKKLTRYTPGNMIKKKREIAAVLLEEEKYVV, encoded by the coding sequence ATGTCGAGCAGTGTTGAAAAAGCAGCAAAAGGCGGAAGTTTTCTTGTAGAGGAAGTCGAGGCGCAAAGCGTCTTCACTCCTGAAGATTTTACAGATGAGCAGTATATGATGGGGAAGACGACAGAGGATTTCGTCGTCAAGGAAGTCGTTCCTCAACTTGAGAAGATTGAGAATCATCAATTCGATATCTCTCGTGAGCTGTTGACGAAGGCTGGAGAATTAGGATTACTAGGAGCGGATGTGCCGGAAGAATACGGCGGACTCGCTCTAGATAAAATCAGTTCCTCCATCATTACGGAGAAGTTCGCAAGAGCACGTTCTTTCTCACTTAGTTATGGAGCGCACGTCGGAATCGGGTCGTTGCCGATCGTCTTATTCGGTAACGAAGAACAAAAGCAGAAATATTTGCCTGATCTCTCTTCCGGTAGACGAATTGCAGCCTATGCATTGACTGAGCCAGGTTCAGGATCAGATGCACTTGGTGCAAAGACGGTCGCCAAGCTGAATGATGCAGGAACCCATTACATTTTGAATGGTGAGAAGCAATGGATCACGAACTCTGCATTTGCTGATGTTTTCGTCGTCTATGCAAAAATTGATGGCGACAAGTTTTCTGCTTTCATCGTAGAGCGTGATTATGAAGGTGTATCGACTGGGCCAGAAGAGAAGAAGATGGGGATCAAAGGCTCTTCTACACGTACGCTGATTCTTGAAGATGCGTATGTTCCGAAAGAGAATTTGTTAGGTGAAGCGGGACGTGGACACGTCATTGCTTTCAATATCTTGAATATCGGGCGATACAAGCTTGCGGTTGGCTGTGTAGGGGCAGCGAAACGAGCATTGGATGTATCGATTAAATATGCGAATGAACGTCAGCAGTTCAAGCAGCCGATTTCCCGTTTCACATTGATTCAAGAAAAGCTGGCGACAATGGCGGCTAAATCTTATGCTGCAGAAAGCTCCGTCTATCGAACAGTAGGGATGTACGAAGATCGACTAGGCGTGCTGTCACCAGAAGAACAAAAGGATGGTTCGCTGTTGGCGAAAGGGATTGCGGAATACGCAATTGAATGTTCCTTGAACAAAGTGTTCGCTTCAGAAGTACTTGACCATGTAGTCGATGAAGCGGTTCAAATTCACGGTGGATATGGCTTCATGTCCGAGTATGAAGTGGAAAACATGTACCGTGATTCCCGTATCAACCGAATTTTCGAGGGTACGAATGAAATCAATCGATTGCTGGTTCCGGGCACATTGCTACGTAAAGCGATGAAGGGTGAGCTTCCGCTTCTGCAAAAAGCCACAGAACTGCAAAATGAATTGATGATGCTTATGCCTGAGGAATTAAGTGATGAACCATTGGCTCAAGAAAAGCAATTCGTAAAGAATGCGAAGAAGATTTTCTTGATGATTGCAGGCTTGGGCGTTCAGAAGTATGGTGAAAAGCTCGAGCACGAACAAGAGGTACTGTCGAACGTTGCAGATATCGTGAGCGAAGCGTATGCAATTGAATCGGTCGTACTCCGTACCGAAAAAGCGATTCAAAAGCATGGTGCAGAAAAAGCGAAGCAGAAGATCCTATTGACCGAAGTATTCTGTCAGGAAGCATTTGAGCGTATTGAAGCTCATGCGAAGGAATCCATCGTGGCAATTGAAGACGGAGATCAGCTCCGCATGATGCTTTCTGCATTGAAGAAATTGACCCGTTACACACCGGGCAATATGATCAAAAAGAAACGTGAAATCGCAGCGGTATTGTTAGAGGAAGAAAAGTACGTCGTCTAA